The Microcoleus sp. FACHB-672 genome window below encodes:
- a CDS encoding rhodanese-like domain-containing protein, whose amino-acid sequence MFSVGRALVFRFLKRFITIKFPDIQWISTKKLAHWLEDPAQLKPLLLDARTEAEYAVSHLKAAQRIDPRVPELAALKEIAFDQPIIVYCSVGYRSAGVAQKLQKAGFNRVYNLEGSIFKWANENRPIFKEGLPAQLVHPYDAFWGKLVECRCRAAIDC is encoded by the coding sequence ATGTTTTCTGTTGGACGTGCGCTTGTATTCCGATTCCTGAAGCGGTTCATCACAATTAAGTTTCCCGATATCCAGTGGATTTCCACAAAAAAATTGGCGCATTGGCTAGAAGATCCGGCACAGTTGAAACCACTTTTACTGGATGCTCGAACTGAGGCGGAGTATGCAGTTAGCCATTTAAAAGCAGCGCAGCGGATCGATCCAAGGGTTCCTGAGTTGGCGGCATTAAAAGAAATTGCATTTGATCAGCCGATTATTGTGTATTGTTCAGTTGGCTATCGCAGTGCCGGTGTTGCTCAAAAGCTTCAAAAAGCTGGATTTAATCGGGTTTATAATTTGGAAGGCAGCATCTTTAAATGGGCAAATGAAAATCGGCCAATTTTTAAAGAGGGGTTGCCGGCACAATTAGTGCATCCCTACGATGCCTTTTGGGGAAAATTGGTTGAATGCCGGTGTCGTGCTGCCATTGATTGCTGA